A region of Periophthalmus magnuspinnatus isolate fPerMag1 chromosome 13, fPerMag1.2.pri, whole genome shotgun sequence DNA encodes the following proteins:
- the atf5b gene encoding uncharacterized protein atf5b, whose translation MAALILRKIPPISTGERGAPLLQQANANQSRAGVGAEPAERQHLIGDGHSDWMTEKVDLSSFVSTTESSPSSSLPPSPLEHDVKVPSDLEVMTSLLQEELAQLEDYFRSESTATTNKLDKSSKCDKGAPAMGSQSYYQLPYGSYGTSQSEPSPVVVTLATGELDLASFCGGPISRTKIARPAPYNYHHRYHHNNGRRIISETVKVDEVGLDSWGSRGSYSGSTELSVNHYSTLKTVSKNSFGSVKKVRECALSLKEEESYCFSEGMFCSEEIARGFFGGSYDSHHKREGQLMHNLKVNVSYDSTGLEVLHCSKDGGLSGGIPQETMMPGDSYFQQSMGSTEPYHSFIGDLDAPTQAQAVEPQHGHYLYPECLADQSYECLSRVESEGPLLGAPIHRPTQRLKDEPCHIKPSLGMGGSGMEPGCGERKQKKRDQNKTAAHRYRLRKRAELDSLEEELHGLEGQNRELRDKAESVEREIQYVKDLLIEVYKARSQRLKQDGTV comes from the exons ATGGCGGCATTGATCCTTCGCAAAATTCCTCCCATTTCCACGGGCGAGCGCGGCGCTCCCCTTCTCCAACAGGCTAACGCTAACCAATCACGGGCCGGGGTGGGGGCGGAGCCAGCGGAGCGGCAGCACTTAATTG gtGATGGTCACTCAGATTGGATGACGGAAAAAGTTGATTTGTCTTCGTTTGTGTCAACGACCGAGTCTTCTCCGAGCTCATCGCTTCCTCCGTCTCCGTTAGAACACGATGTCAAGGTGCCCTCAGACCTGGAGGTCATGACCTCACTGCTGCAGGAAGAGCTGGCTCAGCTGGAGGACTACTTCCGCTCCGAGTCCACAGCCACAACCAACAAGTTGgacaaatcctcaaaatgtgaCAAGGGTGCTCCAGCCATGGGCTCCCAATCTTATTATCAGTTACCTTATGGCTCATATGGGACCAGCCAATCAGAACCCAGCCCTGTAGTTGTTACCTTGGCAACAGGGGAACTGGACCTGGCCAGCTTTTGTGGCGGTCCCATCAGCAGAACCAAAATCGCCCGACCTGCGCCATACAACTACCACCACCGCTACCACCACAACAACGGGCGGAGAATCATCAGTGAGACTGTGAAAGTGGACGAAGTGGGACTGGACTCGTGGGGCTCCAGAGGCAGTTACTCAGGAAGCACGGAGCTGTCCGTCAACCACTACTCCACGCTCAAGACGGTCAGTAAGAACAGCTTCGGCAGCGTCAAGAAGGTGAGAGAATGTGCTTTATcgctgaaggaggaggagagctacTGCTTCTCAGAGGGAATGTTTTGCAGCGAGGAAATCGCGAGAGGGTTTTTTGGTGGTTCGTACGACAGCCACCACAAACGAGAGGGACAGTTGATGCACAATTTGAAGGTTAATGTAAGTTACGACAGCACAGGCTTGGAAGTCTTGCATTGCAGCAAAGATGGAGGACTTTCTGGAGGTATCCCCCAAGAGACAATGATGCCCGGTGACAGCTACTTCCAACAGTCCATGGGCAGCACTGAGCCTTACCATAGCTTTATAGGCGACCTGGACGCGCCCACACAAGCACAGGCTGTAGAGCCCCAACACGGCCACTACCTCTACCCAGAATGCCTTGCAGACCAAAGCTACGAATGTCTGTCCAGAGTGGAGAGCGAGGGGCCGCTGCTGGGGGCTCCGATCCATCGCCCCACCCAGAGGCTAAAGGATGAGCCCTGCCACATTAAACCCTCTCTGGGGATGGGTGGTTCTGGCATGGAGCCTGGCTGTGGGGAGAGGAAGCAAAAGAAGAGAGATCAGAACAAAACTGCTGCTCACAG GTACAGGCTGCGAAAGAGGGCGGAGCTAGACTCTCTGGAGGAGGAGCTTCACGGACTTGAAGGACAGAACCGCGAGCTGCGTGACAAGGCAGAGTCGGTGGAGCGAGAAATCCAGTACGTCAAAGATTTACTCATCGAGGTGTATAAGGCTCGCAGTCAGCGGCTTAAGCAGGACGGCACCGTCTAA